A part of Salmo trutta chromosome 15, fSalTru1.1, whole genome shotgun sequence genomic DNA contains:
- the LOC115149242 gene encoding 3'-5' exoribonuclease 1-like, whose product MSKMEEYKENIQDRDGNVKLSSKPEEDDKSCSRVRVCSNIGEPVPQASPTHGDFSDPVYKEIALANGHINRMNKDELRAKLAELKLDTRGVKDVMKKRLKNYYKKHKLSMTQSVTAGEAKDTYYDYICVVDFEATCEQDNPADFTHEIIEFPMVLLNTHTLEIEDTFQEYVRPEVNTQLSEFCVKLTGITQKMVDDADTFPDVLERVVLWLQEKELGTKYKYTLLTDGSWDMSKFMNTQCRLNSLRYPQFAKKWINIKKLYGNFYKVPRTQTKLSSMLEKLGLKYEGRPHSGLDDSRNIAHIAMRMLQDGCQLRINERMHEGQLRTVPSSAPVEGAPPPHTPRSRD is encoded by the exons ATGTCAAAAATGGAGGAATACAAGGAGAATATTCAAGACAGGGATGGCAATGTGAAATTGTCCTCTAAACCGGAGGAAGATGACAAG TCTTGCAGCAGAGTCAGAGTTTGTAGTAACATCGGTGAACCCGTCCCTCAAGCATCTCCTACTCACGGCGACTTCAGTGATCCAGTTTACAAAGAGATTGCTCTTGCAAATGGACATATCAACCGCATGAACAAGGATGAGCTTCGGGCCAAACTGGCAGAATTGAAGCTTGACACAAG ggGTGTGAAGGATGTGATGAAGAAGCGGTTGAAGAACTACTACAAGAAACATAAGCTGTCGATGACTCAGTCTGTGACAGCAGGTGAAGCCAAGGATACCTACTACGACTACATCTGCGTGGTGGACTTTGAAGCAACGTGTGAACAGGACAACCCCGCTGACTTCACTCATGAAATCATTGAGTTCCCAATGGTCCTGCTCAACACGCACACTTTAGAGATT GAAGACACCTTTCAGGAATATGTCAGACCAGAAGTCAACACACAGCTGTCAGAGTTCTGTGTAAAGTTGACAGGAATAACACAG AAAATGGTGGATGATGCAGACACATTTCCTGATGTCCTTGAGCGGGTTGTGCTTTGGCTTCAGGAGAAAGAGCTTGGCACAAAATACAAATACACTCTTCTTACAGACGG ATCTTGGGACATGAGCAAGTTCATGAACACCCAGTGCCGTTTAAATAGTCTCAGATATCCACAGTTTGCAAAGAAGTGGATCAACATCAAAAAATTATACGGGAACTTCTATAag GTCCCTCGCACCCAGACCAAGCTGAGTAGCATGCTTGAGAAGCTGGGACTTAAATACGAGGGCCGCCCTCACTCTGGCCTGGATGACTCGCGCAATATCGCCCACATTGCGATGCGAATGCTGCAAGACGGCTGCCAACTGCGCATCAACGAGCGCATGCACGAAGGACAGCTGCGGACTGTGCCCAGCTCTGCCCCTGTGGAAGGAGCCCCACCCCCACATACCCCCCGCAGCAGAGACTAG